A genome region from Fervidobacterium changbaicum includes the following:
- a CDS encoding CBS domain-containing protein: MKVITTHNNPDFDGFASCVGMKKLHPDFEIVISGVPMQNLKEYLRLYEDEFPYLTSDQIAKVEEGIEELIIVDTPGLERIGDEIKKKLRPDAKITIIDHHPDIRGSDSSENSTSTLGYGITKIFRQTGAAASIVTKMLREHGVKPNRIEATLLGIAIYEDTGNLLFSSTTLDDIDAVRYLFESGLEVEIVAEYVKFDLTIDQKLLLQNLLQNTQTYTIDNHIITITHAETEKFVGGLSAVVAKYWYAQEPETLIAVVRMGKKVFIVGRTKSPDVDIRGLMSEFGGGGHRQAASATLSMVAVEEVIHKVLNTLPKYISSGLKAKDIMSSPVRTALASETIEEVNKTMEITGHNGIPIVEGNKLVGIVTKKTIEKAINHGLGKRPVKSVMTSKLITAKTDTPVSTLKKLMIEHDVGRIPILDENNILVGIVTRSDIIRASQKQPVQTPQESEVSFNFKNVTDIIYERLDKRIVNLLRLIGIYGHELKMPVYVVGGFVRDLLLNIPNYDIDIVVEGNGIEFAKYVGKQLDAIVVPYEKFYTATLVFKDGFKIDIATARTEYYEKPGELPQVDVSTIKKDLYRRDFTINAMAIKLNPNEFGVLYDFFNCQRDLQEGIIRILHNLSFIEDPTRMIRAVRFETRYNFRIEEHTLDILKKNLEGKYLERVSGSRIRQEIEKILEEREPMKAIRRLAELGILKHIFPKTYYTPTMDEKLERVFKFLPSVKERYQNISDFYAISTVLLEFYDKETLDDMRNRYGYPKKFIESLKFTENMMMPLKSMIETRLNFSDIYKVIGKGNPYIFIHLSAYLEEDDQEYLITYIDAILNTKLEKVSGKYVIERFSLKSGPVINEILERLYAMKLDNPKLDEIQTVEKIAEQFLKNLEQAEISENQKT, from the coding sequence TTGAAGGTTATAACCACTCACAACAATCCAGATTTTGATGGGTTTGCTTCTTGTGTAGGTATGAAAAAACTCCATCCGGACTTTGAAATCGTTATCTCTGGGGTTCCCATGCAGAACCTTAAAGAATACCTACGACTTTACGAGGACGAATTTCCCTATTTAACAAGTGATCAGATTGCGAAGGTGGAAGAGGGTATAGAGGAACTGATAATCGTCGATACGCCAGGCTTGGAGAGAATCGGTGATGAGATAAAGAAGAAACTAAGACCTGATGCCAAGATAACGATAATTGACCATCACCCCGATATAAGAGGTTCTGATAGTTCAGAAAATAGCACAAGTACGCTCGGATATGGTATCACTAAAATCTTTCGACAAACAGGAGCTGCCGCAAGCATCGTAACGAAAATGTTGAGGGAACACGGGGTTAAACCAAATAGAATAGAAGCTACCTTGCTTGGGATTGCCATATACGAAGACACTGGTAATCTGCTCTTCTCAAGCACAACGTTGGATGATATCGATGCAGTTAGATATCTATTTGAAAGCGGTTTAGAGGTAGAAATAGTAGCCGAATACGTGAAATTTGATCTGACGATAGACCAGAAATTACTACTCCAAAATTTACTACAGAACACGCAAACTTACACCATAGACAATCATATCATTACGATAACGCATGCGGAAACCGAAAAATTCGTAGGTGGGCTTTCTGCGGTCGTTGCAAAATACTGGTATGCTCAAGAACCGGAGACGCTGATCGCAGTGGTGAGAATGGGAAAGAAAGTCTTTATCGTGGGAAGGACGAAGTCTCCCGATGTGGACATAAGAGGCTTGATGAGTGAATTTGGAGGTGGAGGACATAGGCAGGCAGCTTCTGCGACGCTCTCGATGGTGGCTGTCGAAGAGGTCATACACAAGGTTTTGAATACACTTCCAAAATACATTTCATCAGGCCTCAAGGCTAAAGACATCATGTCTTCACCTGTTAGAACGGCGTTGGCATCGGAAACAATAGAAGAGGTTAACAAAACAATGGAAATAACCGGGCACAACGGTATACCAATTGTTGAAGGTAATAAGCTTGTTGGGATTGTTACTAAAAAGACGATAGAAAAGGCTATTAACCACGGTTTAGGCAAAAGACCCGTTAAATCGGTAATGACATCGAAGCTTATAACGGCAAAGACAGACACACCTGTAAGTACTCTCAAAAAGCTGATGATCGAGCACGACGTCGGGAGAATACCTATCTTGGATGAAAACAATATACTTGTTGGAATCGTTACAAGGTCAGATATCATCAGGGCAAGTCAAAAGCAACCGGTTCAAACACCTCAGGAAAGCGAAGTTAGCTTTAATTTCAAGAATGTAACTGATATTATATACGAAAGGCTCGACAAGAGAATTGTCAACTTGTTGAGACTCATTGGTATTTATGGACATGAATTGAAGATGCCAGTCTATGTAGTGGGTGGATTTGTCAGGGACTTATTATTAAATATACCTAATTACGATATAGATATAGTCGTAGAGGGGAATGGGATTGAGTTTGCAAAGTACGTGGGCAAACAGCTCGATGCGATTGTTGTCCCTTACGAGAAATTTTATACTGCAACGTTGGTATTTAAAGATGGTTTCAAAATAGATATTGCAACAGCGCGAACGGAATACTATGAAAAGCCAGGAGAACTTCCACAAGTTGACGTGAGCACGATAAAGAAAGACCTGTACCGAAGGGATTTCACAATAAACGCAATGGCAATAAAGTTGAATCCCAACGAGTTTGGAGTGCTCTATGACTTCTTTAACTGCCAAAGAGACCTTCAAGAAGGTATCATAAGGATACTTCACAACTTGAGTTTCATAGAAGACCCTACTCGCATGATTAGGGCTGTCAGGTTTGAAACAAGGTACAACTTCAGAATAGAAGAACATACATTGGACATTTTGAAAAAGAATCTGGAGGGCAAATATTTAGAAAGGGTTTCAGGATCGAGGATAAGGCAGGAGATAGAAAAGATATTGGAAGAAAGAGAGCCGATGAAAGCAATCAGACGTTTAGCAGAACTTGGGATTTTAAAACACATCTTTCCAAAAACATACTACACACCTACTATGGATGAAAAACTGGAACGAGTCTTTAAGTTTTTGCCAAGTGTCAAAGAAAGGTACCAAAACATCAGTGATTTTTACGCGATATCAACGGTTCTTCTGGAGTTCTACGACAAAGAGACTCTGGATGACATGAGAAACCGCTACGGTTATCCAAAGAAGTTCATTGAAAGTTTGAAATTCACTGAGAATATGATGATGCCTTTAAAGTCGATGATCGAAACGCGATTGAATTTTTCAGATATCTACAAAGTGATTGGCAAAGGCAATCCGTACATCTTTATCCATCTCTCGGCATACCTTGAAGAGGATGACCAAGAATACCTAATAACTTACATAGACGCTATTCTTAACACAAAACTTGAGAAAGTCTCTGGTAAATACGTTATTGAAAGATTTAGTCTCAAATCCGGACCTGTTATAAACGAGATTTTGGAAAGACTGTACGCAATGAAATTGGACAATCCAAAACTTGATGAGATTCAAACCGTTGAAAAAATCGCTGAACAGTTCCTGAAAAACCTTGAGCAGGCGGAAATTTCAGAAAACCAAAAGACATGA
- a CDS encoding metallophosphoesterase — protein MRNIIFVSDLHIGDGNGKDDFTQDELFTNFINEWNGLENPELVIVGDGFEILESEYIRHAGLKPFWEIVHSLDGKLIDSIEQAHPKVFDALAKFKGKVTYVVGNHDYYILGNKTLQERLKEKIRNLEIVPYYYDEQTQILAVHGNQFDAINKFTEVNGEIIPPLGDFISRYMMINFDDVLREYLPEEVVSDYDNVRPSLDVFQWLEQISKLYETSVDLLKLWIDNFITMMREDEAKYWMKKRYPLMSNLSILFLNKIGGIKLGELLVRGVMKARNVRKTDYLKKAAIKIFKDPEWFFKNMDGYLNETFLSKPFEDIQGIVMGHNHKPGFDLIKIKDDVKFYVNCGSWKPVVERKSKNIFQRFFEIFYAIARVDASGEIEIVTGSVNKLRKREVIV, from the coding sequence TTGAGGAATATAATATTCGTCAGTGATTTGCACATCGGAGATGGAAACGGTAAAGATGATTTCACACAAGACGAACTTTTTACTAACTTCATAAATGAGTGGAACGGTTTGGAAAACCCAGAGCTTGTTATTGTAGGTGACGGGTTTGAGATTCTCGAGTCCGAATACATTAGGCATGCTGGGTTAAAACCGTTCTGGGAAATTGTTCATTCACTTGATGGAAAACTTATAGATTCTATAGAGCAAGCTCATCCCAAAGTATTTGATGCTCTGGCAAAATTTAAAGGAAAAGTTACATACGTGGTTGGTAACCACGATTACTATATTTTAGGAAATAAAACGCTGCAAGAAAGGCTAAAGGAAAAGATAAGGAATCTCGAAATAGTCCCGTACTACTACGATGAGCAAACACAGATCCTAGCGGTACATGGAAATCAGTTCGATGCTATCAACAAGTTTACCGAAGTCAACGGTGAGATAATCCCTCCACTTGGTGATTTTATCTCAAGGTACATGATGATAAACTTCGACGACGTGTTGAGAGAATATTTGCCAGAAGAAGTAGTGAGCGACTACGATAACGTCAGACCTTCACTCGATGTTTTCCAATGGCTTGAACAGATTTCGAAATTGTATGAAACGAGCGTCGATTTACTGAAGTTGTGGATAGACAACTTCATAACCATGATGCGCGAAGATGAGGCTAAGTACTGGATGAAAAAAAGGTACCCGTTGATGAGTAACTTGTCGATACTATTTTTGAACAAAATTGGCGGAATAAAACTTGGTGAGTTATTGGTACGCGGGGTTATGAAAGCACGAAATGTTAGGAAAACGGATTATTTGAAAAAGGCTGCGATTAAGATATTCAAAGATCCGGAGTGGTTTTTCAAGAATATGGATGGGTATTTAAACGAAACTTTTCTTAGCAAGCCTTTTGAAGACATACAAGGTATTGTGATGGGACATAACCACAAACCTGGTTTTGACTTGATTAAAATAAAAGACGATGTGAAGTTTTACGTGAACTGTGGTTCTTGGAAGCCCGTTGTCGAAAGAAAGTCAAAGAATATTTTCCAAAGATTCTTTGAAATATTCTACGCTATTGCTCGTGTTGATGCCTCAGGTGAAATTGAAATTGTCACAGGTTCTGTCAACAAGTTAAGAAAGAGGGAAGTGATTGTTTGA
- a CDS encoding MBL fold metallo-hydrolase, giving the protein MNIVAFSKALYSTWIYYSPERILFDAGEGVATMLTNKIYAVKHIFLTHGHVDHISGLWSIINTRNNAMGDREKPLTIYYPSGNKGIELYADFLRRANSELRFKLQFVPLKEGEKVPLRDSETTNRYIKPFSVLHTYSEAAFGYHLVEVRKRLKAEYRDLSKEEITRLVKTYGSEQVTETYEKKVLTISGDTILLKKEDIQDTEILFHECTFLKKEDRKFNNHASLEEVIELVKEANVQTLVLYHISSRYIRSMEKVIRKIQIPGTKILYVHPERIFEL; this is encoded by the coding sequence ATGAACATAGTAGCTTTTTCCAAGGCACTTTATTCCACATGGATTTACTACTCACCTGAGCGCATACTATTTGACGCAGGTGAAGGCGTAGCAACGATGTTAACAAATAAAATATACGCAGTTAAGCACATCTTTTTGACGCATGGTCATGTTGACCATATATCAGGTCTATGGTCGATAATCAACACAAGAAACAATGCAATGGGCGATAGAGAAAAACCTTTGACCATTTATTATCCTTCGGGAAACAAAGGCATAGAACTGTACGCAGATTTCTTAAGGAGAGCAAACAGCGAACTACGATTTAAACTCCAGTTTGTGCCTCTCAAAGAAGGTGAAAAGGTTCCATTGAGAGATTCTGAAACAACGAATCGTTATATAAAACCATTTAGTGTTCTGCATACTTACAGCGAAGCGGCATTCGGTTATCACCTTGTCGAGGTCCGCAAAAGGTTGAAAGCAGAATACAGGGACCTTTCGAAAGAAGAAATAACAAGGCTTGTCAAGACTTATGGAAGCGAGCAAGTGACGGAAACGTACGAAAAAAAGGTTCTGACTATCTCGGGCGACACGATCTTGTTGAAAAAAGAAGACATACAAGACACCGAAATCCTCTTTCACGAGTGCACTTTTCTAAAGAAAGAGGACAGAAAATTCAACAACCACGCATCACTCGAAGAAGTAATAGAACTTGTGAAAGAGGCAAATGTTCAAACGCTCGTCCTTTATCATATATCTTCCAGATACATAAGAAGCATGGAGAAGGTCATCAGGAAAATACAGATCCCGGGAACAAAGATATTGTACGTCCATCCTGAGAGAATATTTGAACTCTAA
- the rplI gene encoding 50S ribosomal protein L9, whose translation MKVVLMQDVPKLGKRGQIVSVSDGYARNFLIPKGLAKEATPEVIKELERQKEEEKRRQEEQKKASEELLAELQKHLFKIKAKAGEGGKLFGSLTNSNIAEEIEKILGREFDKRWISLDTPIKSVGLYDVVVKLPGGVSGKIKVEVVRGED comes from the coding sequence ATGAAAGTAGTCCTGATGCAGGATGTTCCGAAACTTGGAAAAAGAGGTCAGATAGTCAGCGTTTCCGATGGATACGCCAGAAATTTCCTTATTCCAAAGGGATTGGCTAAGGAAGCGACACCTGAAGTGATTAAAGAGTTGGAAAGACAAAAAGAAGAGGAAAAAAGAAGACAAGAAGAACAGAAAAAAGCAAGTGAAGAGCTCCTTGCCGAACTTCAAAAACACCTCTTTAAAATCAAAGCAAAAGCTGGCGAGGGCGGTAAGTTATTTGGTTCGCTTACAAATTCGAACATCGCAGAGGAAATAGAAAAAATCTTAGGAAGGGAGTTTGACAAAAGGTGGATATCACTTGATACACCTATAAAAAGCGTGGGACTCTACGACGTGGTTGTTAAATTACCCGGCGGTGTTTCTGGAAAAATTAAAGTTGAAGTAGTGAGGGGCGAAGATTAA
- the prmC gene encoding peptide chain release factor N(5)-glutamine methyltransferase — protein sequence MKFSEIVRTYKERGLPEREALLLIGKVLGKRKEYVIAHYDEECPDEQLDSIIHLFEKRLTGYPLQYIVGEVEFYGRLFYIEEGVLIPRWETEGLVDLSLEYIRKYKLRKVLDIGVGSGVIAVTIALECATNKELSTLGVKVLGTDVNEKAIRLAKKNAERYGTSCEFRLGSYAEPFRKEWDSIELVVSNPPYVRNNAKLQKELDFEPKEALFAGEDGLDFYREFFNRYDISGKIVIMEIGEDQGEKLISLTGGKILKDLAGKDRYLVIEPRD from the coding sequence ATGAAGTTTTCTGAAATTGTTCGCACTTACAAGGAAAGAGGGCTTCCCGAGCGGGAGGCTCTTCTTTTGATTGGAAAAGTACTTGGAAAAAGGAAAGAATACGTAATTGCGCATTATGATGAAGAATGCCCAGATGAACAGCTTGATTCCATAATTCACCTGTTTGAGAAACGTCTCACAGGATATCCGCTGCAGTATATCGTTGGCGAAGTGGAATTTTACGGCAGGTTGTTTTACATAGAAGAAGGCGTGCTCATACCAAGGTGGGAAACAGAAGGACTTGTAGATTTGAGCCTGGAGTACATAAGAAAATACAAGCTGAGGAAAGTTTTAGACATAGGTGTTGGTAGCGGAGTGATAGCTGTGACCATTGCACTTGAGTGTGCTACCAACAAAGAATTGTCAACACTTGGTGTGAAAGTTCTCGGAACGGACGTTAACGAAAAAGCGATAAGACTTGCCAAGAAGAATGCGGAGAGATATGGTACAAGTTGTGAATTCAGACTTGGCAGCTATGCAGAACCGTTCCGAAAAGAGTGGGATAGTATAGAATTGGTAGTCTCTAATCCGCCGTATGTAAGGAATAATGCCAAACTCCAAAAAGAACTCGATTTTGAACCAAAAGAAGCACTCTTTGCTGGAGAGGATGGGCTGGACTTTTACAGAGAATTCTTCAATCGCTATGATATCTCAGGTAAAATTGTTATAATGGAAATAGGCGAGGACCAAGGTGAGAAATTAATAAGTTTAACCGGTGGAAAAATCTTAAAAGACCTCGCTGGAAAAGATAGATATTTGGTTATTGAGCCAAGAGATTGA
- a CDS encoding metal-sulfur cluster assembly factor — translation MTKEELKNAVWNKLKEVIDWEIGLDVVTLGLVYDIQVDDQNNVKVLMTMTTPMCPLAGGIMGDAEMKIRSIEGVNNVEVELTFDPPWTPDRIDPVIRKQLGI, via the coding sequence ATGACAAAGGAAGAACTAAAAAATGCTGTGTGGAACAAACTTAAGGAAGTTATTGACTGGGAGATAGGACTTGACGTGGTTACATTGGGTCTTGTTTACGATATACAGGTGGATGACCAAAACAATGTCAAAGTGCTCATGACGATGACTACCCCGATGTGCCCGCTCGCTGGTGGAATTATGGGTGATGCGGAAATGAAGATAAGGTCTATAGAGGGTGTTAATAATGTAGAAGTCGAACTCACATTTGACCCACCTTGGACACCTGATAGAATAGATCCAGTCATTCGAAAACAACTCGGGATTTAA
- the glmM gene encoding phosphoglucosamine mutase: MRLFGTDGIRGVVNEELTSEIAFRLGNALGRYISNRIFIAKDTRASGDMLEAAIIAGATAAGATVYRCGVLPTPALAIITKLEDAVGVMISASHNPPEFNGLKVISKGFKLPDDVEENLEKRMKELHYAPYNEIGCVVDYKLAFEEYANYVIQQFPNLDLSGLKILVDAGNGAAYETTPYVLKQLGAKVEVINNNPDGYNINVDCGSTNPDHAREKMTSHNLAILHDGDADRCILLDEKKQEVHGDKILGMCAVQMKSEGRLKNNVVVGTVLSNMGLEVFLKKHGIKLLRAKVGDRYVLEQMMEHGAVLGGERSGHIIFLDRSTTGDGLITALETIRVMILKGKKLSELADEISDYPQVMLNIKCKNKLVVENKEVRELIEKYKREDTDIVVRPSGTEPLVRVFVQGPDEEYINNVAYEIASKIEELTNGGENA; encoded by the coding sequence ATGAGGCTCTTTGGAACTGATGGCATAAGGGGTGTGGTTAACGAAGAACTTACATCAGAAATAGCGTTTAGGTTGGGAAATGCACTTGGCAGATACATCAGTAACAGAATATTTATAGCTAAAGATACAAGAGCGAGCGGTGATATGCTCGAAGCGGCAATTATTGCCGGGGCTACTGCTGCGGGTGCCACGGTTTATCGATGCGGTGTTCTTCCGACCCCAGCGTTGGCGATAATAACGAAACTTGAAGATGCTGTGGGAGTGATGATTTCCGCTTCGCACAATCCTCCAGAATTCAACGGCTTAAAGGTCATCTCCAAAGGCTTTAAGCTTCCAGATGATGTGGAGGAAAATTTGGAAAAGCGGATGAAAGAGCTTCATTACGCTCCTTACAACGAGATAGGTTGCGTAGTTGACTACAAGCTTGCTTTTGAGGAATATGCAAACTACGTTATTCAACAATTCCCAAATTTAGATTTGTCAGGTTTGAAGATATTGGTTGATGCCGGAAATGGAGCAGCGTATGAAACAACACCTTATGTTTTAAAACAACTCGGAGCAAAAGTAGAAGTGATTAATAATAATCCGGATGGTTATAATATAAACGTAGATTGCGGTTCTACAAATCCAGACCATGCAAGAGAAAAGATGACAAGTCACAACCTTGCGATACTTCACGATGGTGACGCTGATAGATGTATTTTGCTAGATGAGAAAAAGCAGGAAGTTCATGGTGACAAAATATTAGGAATGTGTGCGGTCCAGATGAAAAGCGAGGGACGTTTGAAGAACAATGTAGTTGTGGGAACTGTGCTTTCTAACATGGGGCTTGAGGTCTTCCTTAAAAAGCACGGTATCAAACTTTTAAGGGCGAAAGTCGGAGATAGGTACGTTCTTGAGCAGATGATGGAACATGGTGCGGTCCTTGGTGGAGAGAGAAGCGGGCATATTATCTTCTTGGATAGGTCGACAACAGGTGACGGATTGATAACGGCATTGGAAACTATAAGGGTAATGATTCTAAAAGGGAAGAAACTATCTGAACTTGCTGACGAAATATCGGATTATCCACAAGTTATGCTCAATATCAAGTGCAAGAATAAACTTGTTGTTGAAAACAAAGAGGTAAGAGAACTGATTGAGAAATACAAACGAGAAGACACGGACATCGTCGTCAGACCGTCGGGAACCGAACCGCTTGTAAGGGTCTTTGTTCAGGGACCAGATGAAGAATACATTAATAATGTTGCATACGAAATAGCCAGTAAGATAGAAGAGCTTACCAACGGAGGTGAAAATGCATGA
- a CDS encoding DDE-type integrase/transposase/recombinase, with the protein MQNSVVSCPKCGSTNIYKNGHDKYGNQQYFCKDCKRTFRLVHSKKHKLFSFPYPKCPVCGKTMQIHKIKKAFVKFRCRSCHTRDEIPTNLPQFVPLPFDSFKFFRFPIFIVLKAFVLYFKAVSLRSIRDSLNIKVSHVAIYKWILKLSCFFSILVPVDAFKVHGDETVVLFKSKKYYVWFLVEHDSNLIVAWHVSKYRDMGQVKILLEKFFGNNERTIELITDGLGAYGAVKILYKNINHIVVRLGQNNQCESKFSLFQDFVRAKRGFKNIDNLPMYVNSFCVVRNLLKLNNNDIARVICVLLSSITTS; encoded by the coding sequence ATGCAGAATTCTGTAGTCTCTTGCCCCAAATGCGGCTCTACCAACATCTACAAAAACGGTCATGATAAGTACGGTAACCAACAATACTTTTGCAAAGACTGTAAGCGCACTTTCAGACTTGTTCATTCAAAAAAACACAAGCTCTTCTCTTTCCCTTATCCTAAATGCCCTGTCTGTGGAAAAACTATGCAAATCCACAAAATCAAAAAAGCCTTCGTTAAGTTCCGTTGCCGTTCTTGCCATACCAGAGACGAAATCCCAACTAACTTACCTCAATTTGTCCCTCTTCCTTTCGACTCTTTCAAGTTCTTCCGTTTCCCTATCTTTATTGTCCTTAAAGCCTTCGTCCTTTATTTCAAAGCTGTGTCCTTGCGTTCCATCAGAGACTCACTTAATATCAAAGTCTCTCATGTCGCTATCTACAAGTGGATCCTTAAGTTGTCTTGTTTCTTTTCCATCCTCGTTCCTGTAGATGCTTTCAAAGTCCATGGTGATGAAACTGTCGTTTTGTTTAAATCCAAAAAGTACTACGTTTGGTTCTTAGTTGAGCACGATTCGAATCTTATTGTTGCTTGGCATGTATCCAAATATCGCGATATGGGTCAAGTGAAGATATTGTTAGAGAAGTTCTTTGGTAACAACGAAAGAACAATCGAACTAATTACAGATGGACTTGGTGCATATGGTGCAGTGAAGATACTATACAAGAATATCAATCATATTGTTGTGAGACTTGGGCAAAACAATCAATGTGAATCGAAGTTTTCGTTATTCCAAGACTTTGTACGAGCCAAGCGTGGATTTAAGAATATTGACAATCTTCCAATGTACGTGAACAGCTTTTGTGTAGTGAGAAATCTCTTGAAACTGAACAACAATGATATTGCGCGTGTTATCTGTGTTCTATTGTCTTCCATCACTACAAGTTAA
- a CDS encoding TIGR00266 family protein, with protein sequence MRGDIEFRGSYALLKVYLGPGEQVRVEPGAMVYMKGPINVETSTGGVWKALKRAFLGGESFFMNTYYSSGNGELGIAPELPGDIEIVQVNGTLFVQSTSFLASDTQVDVDVSFGGFKSFFAGEGIFLLKLQGYGDVAVSSFGAIKMIELGVGEKLTIDTGHVVAFDGSVSYNVRTFGGIKSTLFGGEGLVCDFTGPGRIYVQTRNYPEFVEWIKSLVPRDTGSR encoded by the coding sequence ATGAGAGGGGATATAGAGTTCAGGGGTAGTTATGCACTCTTGAAGGTGTACCTCGGACCTGGTGAGCAAGTGAGAGTAGAACCTGGCGCGATGGTTTATATGAAAGGTCCAATCAACGTTGAGACGTCAACAGGTGGAGTGTGGAAGGCATTAAAGCGTGCGTTTCTCGGTGGCGAGAGCTTTTTCATGAATACTTATTATTCCTCAGGAAACGGAGAGCTCGGTATAGCTCCGGAACTACCTGGTGATATAGAAATCGTTCAGGTGAACGGTACGCTTTTTGTTCAGTCGACATCATTCTTGGCGAGTGATACGCAAGTTGATGTAGATGTCTCCTTCGGTGGATTTAAATCATTCTTTGCAGGTGAAGGCATCTTCCTACTCAAACTTCAAGGGTACGGTGATGTCGCAGTTTCTTCCTTTGGGGCTATTAAGATGATCGAATTGGGAGTAGGTGAGAAGCTAACCATTGATACAGGACACGTCGTAGCTTTTGATGGAAGTGTTAGCTACAATGTCAGAACCTTCGGCGGAATTAAGTCTACGCTTTTTGGTGGGGAAGGCTTGGTTTGCGATTTCACAGGACCCGGGAGAATATACGTGCAAACGAGAAATTATCCTGAATTTGTGGAGTGGATCAAATCCCTTGTTCCTCGAGATACTGGAAGCAGATAA
- the pyrR gene encoding bifunctional pyr operon transcriptional regulator/uracil phosphoribosyltransferase PyrR: MVKILGEDDVRRSLMRISHEILEKNKGAEDLVIIGIITRGWYLAKRIAKNISMIEGVELPVGALDVAPFRDDEKRTTKEQDKSIIDFNLQGKKVILVDDVLFTGRTIRAAMDAIISRGRPKSIQLAVLIDRGHREFPIRPDYVGKNIPSSKDLEVVKVRLKEVDGEDGVYILKVGDDI, encoded by the coding sequence ATGGTTAAGATACTGGGAGAAGACGATGTTAGAAGGTCGCTTATGCGTATATCGCATGAGATATTAGAAAAGAACAAAGGTGCCGAAGATTTGGTGATAATCGGAATCATCACGCGTGGTTGGTATCTGGCTAAAAGGATAGCTAAGAATATATCGATGATAGAAGGTGTGGAGCTCCCAGTGGGGGCGTTGGATGTTGCACCTTTTAGGGATGACGAAAAGAGAACCACAAAGGAACAAGACAAAAGTATAATTGATTTCAATTTGCAAGGCAAGAAAGTGATTCTTGTCGACGATGTACTCTTCACAGGTAGAACGATTAGAGCGGCAATGGATGCGATCATCTCGCGTGGAAGACCGAAATCCATACAGCTTGCGGTTCTTATTGATAGAGGGCACAGAGAATTTCCAATAAGACCGGATTACGTGGGAAAAAACATCCCAAGCTCAAAAGACCTTGAAGTCGTTAAAGTCAGGTTGAAAGAAGTTGATGGTGAAGACGGAGTCTATATTTTAAAGGTGGGGGATGACATATGA